CTCAAGCGTGAACTGACCAAGCTGCAGACCAACCTCGGTGGTATTCGCAACCTGACCAAGGCACCGTCCGTGCTCTGGATCGTTGACACACCGAAGGAACACCTCGCCATCGACGAGGCTCACAAGCTCAAGATCCCCGTTGTGGCCATCTTGGACACCAACTGCAACCCCGACGACGTCGACTTCCCGATCCCGGGCAACGACGACGCCATCCGCTCCGTTGCACTGTTGACCCGCGTGATCGCCGACGCCATCGCTGAAGGCTTGATCGCTCGCAACAACAAGGCAACCGGTAACGCAGAAGCTCCGGCAGAGCCGTTGGCCGAGTGGGAGCGCGAGCTCCTCGAAGGCGACAAGGCTGTTGCAGCTCCGGTTGCGGCCGAGGCTGTTGCCGAAGCCGTTGTTGAGGCTCCGGTTGAGACCGAAGCCGTTGCCGAAACCGTTGTTGAGGCTCCGGCCGACGCTGCTGGCGAAGCCGCAACCAAGAAGTAATTCTCAGCAAATCTCCTACGGCCCTGGAACATTTCACCGGCTGATATTTGAGGATGTAAAAGCTGGCAGGATCGCACCGCTTACAAGGCGCAGCGGTCCTGCCAGATTTTCCCGCAATAGTTTTAAATACTGAAAAATCTACACTGAGGGGTTCATATGGCGAACTACACCGCCGCTGATATTAAGGCTCTGCGCGAGCGCACTGGCGCTGGCATGATGGACGTCAAGAAGGCTCTCGACGAGGCCAACGGCGACGCCGAC
This region of Arthrobacter alpinus genomic DNA includes:
- the rpsB gene encoding 30S ribosomal protein S2 — protein: MPVVTMRQLLDSGVHFGHQTRRWNPKMKRFILTERNGIYIIDLQQSLSFIDRAYEFVKATVAHGGTVLFVGTKKQAQEAIAEQATRVGMPYVNQRWLGGMLTNFQTVSKRISRMKELEEIDFEDVASSGHTKKELLLLKRELTKLQTNLGGIRNLTKAPSVLWIVDTPKEHLAIDEAHKLKIPVVAILDTNCNPDDVDFPIPGNDDAIRSVALLTRVIADAIAEGLIARNNKATGNAEAPAEPLAEWERELLEGDKAVAAPVAAEAVAEAVVEAPVETEAVAETVVEAPADAAGEAATKK